The Candidatus Accumulibacter similis genome has a segment encoding these proteins:
- the vsr gene encoding DNA mismatch endonuclease Vsr encodes MDTLSPEQRRRTMAAVKGRNTTPELIVRRLLHKAGFRFRLYRNDLPGKPDVALSKYRTVIFVHGCFWHQHPGCKKASKPSTRQDYWLPKLARNIERDKRQISDLDALGWSVLVVWECETKDKAALSEKLVRILSQQAREIGQRIEDRPRFIGASNGQSDTL; translated from the coding sequence GTGGACACTCTTAGCCCCGAGCAACGCCGACGAACCATGGCGGCAGTAAAGGGACGGAATACCACGCCGGAACTTATAGTGAGGAGGTTATTACATAAGGCGGGGTTTCGCTTTCGGCTGTACCGAAACGACCTTCCCGGCAAGCCAGATGTTGCGCTTTCAAAATATCGCACGGTTATTTTCGTGCACGGCTGTTTTTGGCATCAGCATCCTGGGTGCAAAAAGGCATCCAAGCCCAGTACTCGCCAAGACTATTGGCTCCCGAAATTGGCACGGAATATTGAGAGGGACAAAAGACAAATTTCCGATCTAGATGCACTTGGCTGGAGCGTTCTTGTAGTTTGGGAGTGTGAAACAAAAGACAAAGCGGCACTCTCTGAAAAGCTTGTTCGAATACTGTCTCAGCAAGCAAGGGAAATTGGGCAGCGAATTGAGGACAGACCACGGTTTATCGGGGCGAGTAATGGCCAGAGCGACACGCTTTGA
- a CDS encoding DUF4062 domain-containing protein → MSRKIQIFVSSTYADLVNERRAAVETIMRAGHIPAGMELFAAGHESQIDVINAWIEESDVFMLILGGRYGTVEPITKKSYTELEYERALATGKKLFAVVLHEDYIEKKVRDGGSEMIEGVATQELKKFRRRVLSRMCRIVHDLGGIQAAIHETLQDFQRKHSFDGWIRGNRAALTERPVLTSDERAVGSLRRAWHHYHVTYRKGCRVWRYKLYDFSGHNAPGVIEHDIEVDGPHDSWHAYRLEAFARGERVVIAQRALQSTERTVIQVFPRLLARHLFTSAGFSLMEDWDGNEILTECIMSRVLLPEGIATLNPGDIPKEVEGALDEIWADGVKNLRLFGGMPDGVR, encoded by the coding sequence ATGAGTCGGAAAATCCAGATCTTCGTATCGTCAACCTACGCTGACCTAGTCAATGAGCGTCGGGCGGCGGTTGAGACAATAATGCGTGCAGGACACATACCAGCCGGCATGGAGCTATTCGCAGCGGGCCACGAAAGCCAAATTGATGTCATCAATGCGTGGATCGAAGAGTCCGACGTGTTCATGCTAATTCTTGGCGGCCGATACGGAACGGTAGAGCCGATCACCAAGAAGTCATACACTGAACTGGAGTATGAGCGTGCTCTAGCAACTGGGAAAAAGCTCTTCGCTGTTGTGTTGCATGAGGACTACATTGAAAAAAAGGTTCGCGACGGCGGATCAGAGATGATCGAAGGCGTTGCAACACAGGAACTCAAAAAGTTTCGACGTCGCGTGCTGTCTAGGATGTGTCGAATCGTCCACGACCTTGGCGGTATTCAGGCGGCGATCCACGAGACACTCCAGGATTTCCAACGCAAACACTCGTTTGACGGCTGGATCAGGGGCAACCGCGCAGCATTGACAGAGCGGCCAGTCCTTACCTCTGACGAAAGAGCGGTTGGCAGCCTTCGCAGAGCGTGGCATCACTATCACGTGACCTACAGGAAAGGTTGCAGGGTTTGGCGATATAAGTTGTATGACTTTTCCGGCCATAACGCTCCGGGAGTTATTGAGCACGACATCGAAGTTGATGGACCGCATGACAGTTGGCACGCTTACCGCTTGGAGGCATTTGCTCGTGGGGAAAGAGTAGTTATTGCGCAGCGCGCCTTACAAAGCACTGAAAGAACGGTAATACAGGTGTTCCCGAGACTGCTAGCTCGCCATTTGTTCACCAGCGCGGGTTTTAGTCTCATGGAGGACTGGGATGGCAACGAAATCCTCACGGAGTGCATTATGAGCAGAGTGCTTCTTCCCGAAGGAATTGCCACACTGAATCCAGGGGACATCCCGAAGGAGGTGGAGGGGGCGCTGGATGAGATCTGGGCAGACGGCGTCAAGAATCTGCGCCTATTCGGGGGGATGCCAGATGGCGTTCGATGA
- a CDS encoding class I SAM-dependent methyltransferase, producing MAFDESDGWRDQMFGTHAAFFDALSGLKSTQEVFALLRHLGFGEVRQVLDLCCGNGRLAPELCKIAQSYVGVDVSTELLELALRRYKRLPNASFLHCDARHLIDSLPRERFDLVLRNYTSLGYFCWDSEVEMLKQCSMVASPGASMIVDSFNGDWFIQNHHVKRSKDCGRFRLIEDYRCSGSGARVECEWRYVQSGQEDVIIAFCLEQYNVQRVVELASAAGWVVRDVFADYSDVLLSDTGVVPERLVARLSKPA from the coding sequence ATGGCGTTCGATGAGTCGGATGGCTGGCGTGACCAGATGTTCGGCACGCATGCGGCATTCTTCGATGCCCTTTCCGGTCTGAAGTCTACGCAGGAGGTATTTGCTCTGTTGCGACACCTTGGCTTTGGTGAGGTCCGGCAAGTTCTAGATTTGTGTTGCGGGAACGGCCGACTTGCTCCAGAGTTGTGCAAGATTGCACAGTCCTACGTTGGAGTCGATGTGTCGACAGAGCTACTTGAACTGGCGCTCCGCCGCTACAAGCGCCTTCCGAACGCAAGTTTCTTACACTGTGATGCTAGACATCTCATTGACTCGCTTCCACGTGAAAGATTTGATCTTGTTCTTCGGAACTATACGAGTCTCGGGTACTTTTGCTGGGACAGCGAGGTCGAGATGCTCAAGCAGTGCTCTATGGTGGCCTCACCTGGGGCGTCTATGATTGTAGATTCGTTTAATGGCGATTGGTTTATACAAAACCACCACGTCAAAAGGTCAAAGGATTGTGGACGTTTCCGGCTAATCGAAGATTACCGATGCTCCGGCAGTGGTGCTCGTGTCGAATGCGAGTGGCGGTATGTTCAGTCGGGCCAAGAGGATGTGATAATTGCATTCTGTTTGGAACAATACAACGTGCAGCGTGTGGTTGAGTTGGCAAGCGCAGCTGGTTGGGTAGTACGCGACGTCTTTGCTGACTACTCGGATGTATTGCTTTCTGATACCGGGGTAGTTCCAGAGCGTTTGGTGGCGCGCCTGTCTAAACCAGCGTAG